AGCATGCAAGAAGCGTTAATATGAGTGTTAGTAACCGCTTTCTTGTTCTCTCTGTGTatgtaaaaatcattttaatccaatgtttaactatttgtaatttaaagCAGATTGTAGATTCAACAACGACACGCTAAAATAAAGCTATTATACACGactaaaaaaatctatagaGGTATTTACTTTAGTTAGAAAAAGAAGTGGTCTAGTTTTATATTAGGAATATAAAAACAAAGGTTACATCATATCATTCGCGTTAAACGGATCTGCATAAGGATAGCATATAATAGTTTGGAATATACATAAGCTAATTTATATCTCGGTATTCCAATTGGTATTGAGACATGGTAGAACTTAAACTTTATGTCCTGTCACCGGTAAGTTTGTTAACACCGTTTGATTTTAACCGACAGAAAATTGTAAACTATTTAAACCACTTAAAACTACAACGAAAGTCGAAACCTATTCGGTAGTtgaacattataattttatgtgaaTAGTGCAGTGCACAATTTTCTGtcatattataatctaacggtgtTCACAACCTTTGGGTTACATTTtcaagcagtggcgtgcatttaaAGGAATTTTCTATTCTGGGGACTTttgaaggaattttctattttttataactttgacGTATAATGCCTAGTCAAtaactttgtgcacgccactgtatacaCACACGAGTGGCCGCGTCAGCGTCACCCGCGGAGAACAAGAGAGCGGCGGAGGCGAGACACACCATGTTACCCATGAGAGAGGATCGCCGGCGGCCCGAGCGCCTTTTGCGTCGGCACCGACACCGGCGGCCCCGTGCTCGTGCGCGCCCGTACCCGCTGCGCCTGCGCCCCACCTCGCGCCGGGGGTCCTCGCCCGCGAGCGGCTCGCCCAGCACCGCCGGCGACACCACCGCCTCCGCCGACCGGTCCGCAATCATGTGCGCCTCCATGGAGTCCAGTGGCGATTCTGATCTGACCACACAATGTTTGTTAggtattggtttttttttacccgactgtaagaagggttatgtttttcgcgcgtatcttttatgtgtgtatgtatgtaatattctttattacctcatattttccaaaccactgaacggatttacgtattaggatatcgttagatttgtctcacttgcttaacctcggttggacgtataaattatcgtactttgtaataaacgtaataaataaatccgaaattaaccatctatcgtaactaaaaagtgtgaaataaattaattaattaaacaaataaaaaacccgatacaataaagtataaaattactgaaaagaaaaaaaaacagtcgggaccttagatattggatagaatgattttattCTACATTATTTTGAATAGGTATcgacttctggactgagcttgttttttatattttcagtatttttatactttatgcagtcgggtttttttcatttgtttaattatttttttttttaatttatctacctGTATCCTGTATCTATACCTAatgaaatattatacaaaagcTTCGTAAATATTCGAATAAAGTCCGaagtaaacgcagtgttggtcgagacaccaccaggtggattgacgacatcaagcgaatcgcagggattcgctggatgcaagtggctcagtgtcgtgatgtttggaagtccctacaaaaggcccatgtccagtggacgtccatcggctgatatgatgatgatgatgaaagtccTACAATAAGTGAATAGCCATTCATTCACTAAGGGCCTGCACAGACTGAAACAGTACTCGTTCTGAATTCTTGAGTTCTGTGGCCAAATTCAACTTAGATAAGTAACTTTATATCACCACGCATATATGCGGTTAGGTAGCGCGGTACTGTGTAGTCCAGATTtgtctttacctatggtgcaagGAGATCGTAGCACCCGGATGTTGGATTTGGGGACGGCCGGTcttaaatatactcgtactttttaacatttttgttgCTATGCTATTCCATATTGACCGCGTGCTTTTGGCAACACAACGTAACTGCTAatctatataggtatataaaaatgaatccatatattcCTTGGTCACACCAACACGCGTGAACAGCAGGACCGAtttcaccattttttttaagtgtttgttattgtcaggagaaggtacTTATggcagaaaaaattaaaaaaagggtaggggtagttgaaagtttagtCCGCTAGTAGTTACTTTAATCAAAGAGATagattgtacctacctacacaatCAGGTAGGTTACACAATCTTAATCGTAagtttcaaacaataaaaacaatgacTTTTGAATTTGATTCTCTCACATCTTACGCATGTGCCGACCAGGCCTTTGTTTTAACTTGGCTTCGACTGCCTAACTAGTAGTGTACAATTTGCCTCAAGGTAATTTATAGTGCCGTAATGAAGTTGGTGCAGATGTGCAGAGTTGCAGAGGTGCAGAGTTAGTGCAAACTGCAAAGATGGCGCGCAAACAAAATAACCAAAATCTTTAAGCGGTTaaaactctgtttgtcgccgatagctctCTTGTGATTAGTTGCTTGCGTCCTTCAGAATGGAACACAGCAATGGTTCCTGGCAGCAGAAATTAGCATACTTCTCCAAGCTCTACTAAATTGCTGATTTACACACAAcgggaaaatatttgtgtgattatGGATTTTTACAGTATCTGTGAATAGcttataatatgtagatatttaTGACAGTTATATTATATcatataatgtacctacctatcagCTGTTGTAGTGACCTTATCACAAGCAACGCTTATTTTAGTTTATGGGCCAGAAAGCGAGTAGAGAGACCTATTCTACAAGTTAAGCTacccttatttgtaaaatattttgtctgtgttcatataattttgttggtggtccaaataaataaataaattaatattccgTATATTACGTACTTAGCACTGATCGCGCAGTACGAGCTGAGTTGCTCCCACGTGCAGCCGTAGACGCAGCACTCGTCCACGATGCCGGTTCGTCTTTTCCGACGAACGACCGCTGCGGGCTGCTCTATAACtgcaaaaaacattattattaaaaaataaacaataagtaTACCGAGTAATCCGTGATAGCCTTGTGGATATGAGTTATgacctgcctccgattccggagggtgtgggttcgaatcttgggAGAAAGATTAAAGTTCGATACCTGAACCGCTGgtatattgagattttctataTCGATGAATGACGACATCTTTAATGtacctatctatctacctaGCGACTCATCCCTAGTTACAGTTTatgtttatacataaatacatagcTCTTATGATAGCTTAGATTTTATCTGTGACCTTTGCAATCTAATGGTCAACCGGACACCGGCAAAattataggtaagtataaaGCTATCTCTTCTTGTACCTATGTACCTAACTTATCTGTTTTCGTAATAAGAGCGAAATGAAAACTATAAATAgtatattaacaataaaaaataaatggtttgaATCTTATCGAatcgtaaattaaaaataacgtttACTATCTACATTGAAAAGTTTATCAAAAATGTACAAGTTACGACGTCCATATTACCAATAATCTAGCCCATTTTTAGATTGGAAAATTCCACTATAACTACCGTTACTTACGCCCTTGgctcatattattatgtaaatgtatactACCACATGTTCATGACTTCTGCCTTCTAGACGGTTTTATACTTAACCATATTTTAGAATATAGACATACAGGTATTCTACAACCTGTCTTGTATAGTAGATATCCTGCAGGGGGTACCTACCTAATCTATGAATCTACATTCATATATCTAAGatacgattttgaaaatcctttaaCCAAAGAACTATATTTagaaaaggctatattttaaaacataaaaaaaataaaaaattgctaGGAAAATAGAAAACACTTCTTTCTCTTcaaacataaatcaaaaatatttccttttttcaTGCCCTCGCTTGAAAAGGACTTCCATTCATATTTAATGttttctgaaagaacactgCATAGCGAGCGTCAGATTATTACAGAACGAAAAAAAAAGGTTGGGCAAAAAAAATTCAGAAActcaacaatttttttatggatgtttgtttctcaATCGTGATTTAACGACAGATGGGACTAGATTAAAAttgtcattttaataaaaaatcattcattCACCTATTTGATGATGTACAAACATATCTATCATTTTATTATGTGTACCTATATCACGAAATCGTATCGTGTCTGATTTGTCGATATATGTAGTTATGTGGGGTCACTATTAAATAAGAGGGTGAGCAAGCTGAGTTTGTTTTTCCTATGATTAAGTATGAGATGTAAACAATCAAGAGGTCGTGCATAAGATTGataaaaaagtcatttatcGCCACCTACAATTAGCAACACACAACCGCGATTGATTATGATTAATAACTATCGATAGGTATAAggatggattaaaaaaaatcccgaTATACTGATAAATACGCCAACAAACTCTAGTTTAAAGATTCTAAAGGTGTTTATCTCGAAACCGTCAATCTCTTGTAGAGCTCAAACTTCAATCTCTTTTCTTCTATTCAATCTTTCATTTCTTGTCGGTCCGTTGGAGGAAATAGTCATAAGAGGAAAACCAAACACAATTACAACATAAGTTCATCAAACACAATTTCTGAAAATCAAGAGGTCTTAAATTTTGGTGTTCTCCAGGGAACCATACTTGGGCTAACACTTCTTCTCTTTTTTATCAACAAgctatgcaatttttttttgaatcatGTGAAAATAGTGTGTAATAGTAGCAAATGCTGACATGGCTATTTTTCTTCCAGTACATAGTCAGAGATTTTTTTGCGTGGCAAAGGAAAGGCACTTTATTACCACATAGGTACTCGTCAGGTCTTTGTACAACGTGCCCGTATCATCTTAGTCCATATTTTGGCCATTAGACACTAGAGAAAAACGATTTCCAACCCCTTTTTTAACATGGTGGCTGATGAAGGGATACCATTTTTATGatgaaacagaaaaaaaaactgccgTATAATTTTCCGAGGTTCGGCCAAACATGCAAGATTTACTTGTTTAACTTAGTAACCTCTACGACGTTACTTGTAACTCATCCATAATAACGATATGACAAGctctcaataaaataaagtacaaCAGATAACCAAGCAAGGTGAAAAAAATACGCgcataattttcattttgttttcattgtaGGACTTTACACTTACGAAAATAATCTGTTTATTCGCGGTTATTGATGTGTAGGAGCGTAACTACTTATTTGTCGTCAAGCGGATACTATTGTTATGTTATGGGTCACGTAGGTCATTTATAGTCACCGCTAAGATCTATTGCCAATTGTCCAGTATAGTAGACTAAAATATTGCTTTCTTTATTTGAAACTTATctatgtacatatacatacgagtaggtataagaattgattataaaaagaaaataaatagtaCAAACGGCAATAGCTAGTAAGACAAACAATAATTAAGGAAaaaagaggtttttttttttgtacaacgaaaataaattaattgattgtttaCTGCCGCTTTAGGCAAAATATTGCGTTTTTTGTTAGCTAGCTATGGTAAAGGTGAAAGGTATCGGATAAGCGATAAGCAAATTAGAGCGAATGTCAGCCAGTACAATTAATATTGAGTTTTAACATATTTAGTTAGATATTTCCCCTTATTAATTTTGATCAGTGAACCTTATTCTGTTATTGAGTTAAAAGTCCGTTATCATGCAGAAAAAATTATCTaatgttttaaaacaaataagacGGGTCGCGCGATTTCATTAAGcctaaaataatttctttatcacattattttgctaaatttgttgttgttcttaattaaaatgaagCTGCGTATATTTTAGATAAGTACTTGCCTACTACTTAAATAATAGTTAAGTTCTAATTTGTaattaaagaaaacaatttttcaaaaagtaatacattctcttTGCTATATATTTCAGGTCACACTCAAAAAataggatttataaaaaaaactcatctcctagtaggtaaggtaggtaatTTACCTATCCTTCTAAGAGATTAGTGATTATgaaaaaatagtgaatacggGAAATAGGTTTTGCGACAGTTTAACATGACGTCTTTGATAGCCGCTGTATCAGaattttaacacttaatttttttatcgataGCCACTTGATCATAtgagtttttgttattttgagaaATAATGTGGCACAACtggaggtaggtaggtatattaaaagcTGGCCTTTTGCATCAAACTACGAACGGCCGGAATCACAATTAAAGCTATTACTACTTTTGTATAAAGCTAGGAAAAACA
This window of the Bicyclus anynana chromosome 6, ilBicAnyn1.1, whole genome shotgun sequence genome carries:
- the LOC112052198 gene encoding insulin-like growth factor II isoform X1 — its product is MLVNKIVQLAVFVLTVAWDCRCDAATVAVKLCGRELSDFMSRICHQYNSPNWDVPTVIEQPAAVVRRKRRTGIVDECCVYGCTWEQLSSYCAISAKSESPLDSMEAHMIADRSAEAVVSPAVLGEPLAGEDPRREVGRRRSGYGRARARGRRCRCRRKRRSGRRRSSLMGNMGLVSNAARAAPVLGTVSPLLTWGRTLNTDLPAVERDRYAYVAVYT
- the LOC112052198 gene encoding insulin-like growth factor II isoform X2, whose product is MLVNKIVQLAVFVLTVAWDCRCDAATVAVKLCGRELSDFMSRICHQYNSPNWDVPTVIEQPAAVVRRKRRTGIVDECCVYGCTWEQLSSYCAISAKSESPLDSMEAHMIADRSAEAVVSPAVLGEPLAGEDPRREVGRRRSGYGRARARGRRCRCRRKRRSGRRRSSLMGISKQCRARCSRPGHGLPAADVGPDPQH